One Halobacterium zhouii genomic region harbors:
- a CDS encoding 4Fe-4S dicluster domain-containing protein yields MAIDPQFDDNREQVDSHRGHDVWGPVEEPEKLGIHGTHVAVDFDICIADGACLEDCPVDVFEWVDTPDHPESELKADPANEAQCIDCMLCVDVCPVDAIDVDAGRS; encoded by the coding sequence ATGGCCATCGATCCGCAGTTCGACGACAACCGGGAGCAGGTGGATTCGCACAGGGGCCACGACGTGTGGGGTCCCGTCGAGGAACCCGAGAAGTTAGGCATCCACGGCACCCACGTCGCCGTCGACTTCGACATCTGTATCGCCGACGGCGCCTGTCTCGAGGACTGCCCGGTCGACGTCTTCGAATGGGTCGACACCCCCGACCACCCCGAATCCGAACTGAAAGCCGACCCCGCCAACGAGGCTCAGTGTATCGACTGCATGCTCTGTGTCGACGTCTGTCCCGTCGACGCCATCGACGTCGACGCCGGGCGGAGCTGA
- the hisG gene encoding ATP phosphoribosyltransferase — MRIAVPNKGRLHEPALELLDRAGLGVENGADRQLYANTVDPDITVLFARAADIPEYVSDGAADVGITGFDQHQESGVENVGSVLDLEFGKCRLVLAAPEDGDITNPADLAGKTVATEFPRITRNYFDDLGVDPEVVEVTGATELTPHVEMADAIVDITSTGTTLRVNRLAVVDEVLSSSARLFAREDVRGDEKVGQVVTALRSVLSAEGKRYLMLNAPEDELDAVEDVIPGLGGPTVLDVDEPGMVAVHAVVAERDVFETVDELKRVGASGILVTEIERLVE, encoded by the coding sequence ATGAGAATTGCCGTGCCGAACAAGGGCCGACTCCACGAGCCAGCCCTCGAACTGCTGGACAGGGCAGGACTGGGCGTGGAGAACGGCGCGGACCGTCAGTTGTACGCGAACACCGTCGACCCCGACATCACGGTGTTGTTCGCGCGCGCCGCCGACATCCCGGAGTACGTGAGCGACGGCGCGGCGGACGTGGGCATCACGGGCTTCGACCAGCACCAGGAATCCGGCGTGGAGAACGTCGGGAGCGTACTGGATCTGGAGTTCGGCAAGTGCCGACTCGTGCTCGCGGCGCCGGAGGACGGGGACATCACGAACCCCGCGGATCTCGCCGGAAAGACCGTCGCGACGGAGTTCCCGCGGATCACGCGGAACTACTTCGATGACCTCGGCGTCGACCCGGAGGTCGTGGAGGTGACGGGCGCGACCGAACTCACGCCGCACGTGGAGATGGCAGACGCCATCGTGGACATCACGTCGACGGGGACGACGCTGCGGGTGAATCGACTCGCCGTCGTCGACGAGGTGCTGTCGAGTTCGGCGCGGCTGTTCGCCCGCGAGGACGTGCGTGGCGACGAGAAGGTCGGGCAAGTGGTGACGGCGCTCCGGTCGGTGCTGTCCGCGGAGGGGAAGCGCTACCTGATGTTGAACGCTCCGGAGGACGAACTCGACGCGGTCGAGGACGTGATTCCGGGACTGGGCGGTCCGACGGTGCTGGACGTGGACGAACCGGGGATGGTGGCGGTGCACGCGGTCGTGGCTGAGCGGGACGTCTTCGAGACGGTCGACGAACTGAAGCGAGTGGGCGCGTCGGGGATTCTCGTGACCGAGATAGAGCGCCTCGTGGAGTAG
- a CDS encoding PHP domain-containing protein produces the protein MVYADLHVHTDNSDGTLSLADVPAAARDAGVSVVAITDHDRLHPELDEPVAERGGVELVHGIELRVDAGDQRIDVLGYGVTATDDLVAECERIQRDRVERGAKIIENVEAHLGVTLDVEPREGLGRPHVARSVVAHPDTEYDELGAVFDDLIGDDGPCFVARDVPSFETGVALLQDACGLVGLAHPLRYDDPEAALARCADLDAVELHYPYDRPVGSDPDAEGSGHAAVEAAIEEHDLIPTGGSDAHERTLGKAGLSREEYERVQVRLS, from the coding sequence ATGGTCTACGCGGACCTCCACGTCCACACCGACAACTCCGACGGCACGCTCTCGCTCGCGGATGTCCCCGCCGCCGCCCGCGACGCCGGCGTCTCCGTCGTCGCCATCACCGACCACGACCGCCTCCACCCCGAACTCGACGAACCGGTCGCGGAGCGTGGAGGGGTCGAACTCGTCCACGGCATCGAGTTGCGCGTCGACGCGGGCGACCAGCGGATCGACGTGCTCGGTTACGGCGTCACCGCCACCGACGACCTCGTCGCGGAGTGCGAGCGCATCCAGCGCGACCGCGTCGAGCGCGGCGCGAAGATAATCGAGAACGTCGAAGCCCACCTCGGCGTCACGCTCGACGTCGAACCCCGGGAGGGCCTCGGTCGCCCGCACGTCGCGCGCAGCGTGGTCGCCCACCCCGACACCGAGTACGACGAGCTAGGGGCCGTCTTCGACGACCTCATCGGGGACGACGGCCCGTGCTTCGTCGCCCGCGATGTCCCTAGCTTCGAGACGGGCGTCGCGCTCCTCCAGGACGCCTGCGGCCTCGTCGGCCTCGCCCACCCGCTCCGCTACGACGATCCGGAGGCGGCGCTCGCGCGCTGTGCCGACCTCGACGCGGTGGAACTCCACTACCCCTACGACCGCCCCGTCGGCAGCGACCCCGACGCCGAAGGGAGCGGTCACGCAGCCGTGGAGGCCGCAATCGAGGAACACGACCTGATTCCTACGGGCGGCAGCGACGCTCACGAGCGCACACTCGGCAAGGCTGGACTCTCCCGTGAGGAGTACGAGCGCGTGCAAGTCCGCCTCTCCTGA
- a CDS encoding DUF5789 family protein: protein MTLRETGDLLAAQSYPLTAEELADRCGDHRLDHPNGTEQLRAVIERTGEGRFGSALEAQLAVFGAVSAEAVGRVGYTDRDPAPMGTDGPRPVSF, encoded by the coding sequence ATGACGCTCAGAGAGACCGGTGACCTGCTGGCCGCACAGAGCTACCCGCTGACCGCCGAGGAACTCGCCGACCGGTGTGGCGACCACCGACTCGACCACCCGAACGGGACCGAACAGTTGCGGGCGGTCATCGAGCGGACCGGCGAAGGACGCTTCGGGAGCGCGCTCGAGGCGCAACTCGCGGTGTTCGGTGCCGTGAGCGCGGAGGCCGTGGGCCGCGTCGGGTACACCGACCGCGACCCGGCGCCGATGGGGACCGACGGTCCGCGCCCGGTGTCGTTCTGA
- a CDS encoding helicase C-terminal domain-containing protein, whose amino-acid sequence MNPERISSAFPAPEFRGAQEQALRDVRAAFESGNDVVLVRAPTGSGKSLIARAIMGCARTVDESDPSDATGAYYTTPQVSQLDDVAEDDLLEDLQVIRGKRNYTCILPGEETTPVDRAPCVRESGYDCAVKHRCPYFSDRAIASSRENAAMTLAYFMRTAGSEVFRRRDVCVVDEAHGLAEWAEMYATIDLNERTVPVWEDVRVPDVDGDPEAASRFAEHLSRVCEGAKDELIGQNELTAEEVARKDRLQELLSELDWFVEDYENPESATEWVVDASERSVTVKPMNPERYLKHTVWDRANNFALLSATILNKEAFCRSVGLDPSNVALVDVEHTFPVENRPLYDVTRGKMTYEDRDSTLPKLAETVVQVMAKHPDEKGLIHAHSYDIAEKLGAELEAHGVGDRVRTHDSDTRDAELERWKASDDPEVFVAVKMEEALDLKYDLARWQVLCKAPFLNTSDSRVASRLADGQWAWYYRSAMRTVIQAAGRVVRAPDDEGATYVADESILDLFERARSDTPPWFRDQIDRMTTPDLPEVDSEGALGATTDGVDQVESVGSESESGKNAGGGTSNGRAATDANGTATGGRERDGSTTTSDRSDRSESSSPVADAWNTE is encoded by the coding sequence GTGAATCCAGAGCGCATCTCGTCGGCGTTCCCCGCCCCCGAGTTCCGGGGCGCACAGGAACAGGCGCTCCGGGACGTCCGTGCGGCCTTCGAGTCGGGCAACGACGTGGTCCTCGTGCGCGCGCCGACCGGCAGCGGGAAGTCCCTCATCGCTCGCGCCATCATGGGATGCGCGCGCACCGTCGACGAATCCGACCCGAGCGACGCCACCGGCGCGTACTACACCACACCGCAGGTGTCCCAGTTGGACGACGTCGCTGAAGACGACCTGCTGGAGGACCTCCAGGTCATCCGCGGGAAGCGCAACTACACGTGCATCCTGCCGGGCGAGGAGACGACGCCTGTGGACCGCGCGCCCTGCGTCCGCGAATCCGGCTACGACTGCGCGGTCAAACACCGCTGTCCGTACTTCTCGGACCGCGCCATCGCGTCGAGTCGTGAAAACGCCGCGATGACGCTCGCGTACTTCATGCGCACCGCGGGGTCGGAAGTGTTCCGACGCCGGGACGTCTGCGTCGTCGACGAAGCCCACGGCCTCGCGGAGTGGGCTGAGATGTACGCCACCATCGACCTGAACGAGCGCACCGTCCCCGTCTGGGAGGACGTCCGGGTGCCCGACGTGGACGGCGACCCGGAGGCCGCATCGCGCTTCGCCGAACACCTCTCGCGGGTCTGCGAGGGCGCGAAAGACGAACTCATCGGGCAGAACGAACTCACCGCCGAGGAAGTCGCCAGAAAGGACCGTCTGCAGGAACTGCTCTCGGAACTCGACTGGTTCGTCGAGGACTACGAGAATCCGGAGTCTGCAACTGAGTGGGTGGTCGACGCCAGCGAGCGCTCGGTGACGGTGAAGCCGATGAACCCGGAGCGCTACCTCAAGCACACGGTCTGGGACCGCGCGAACAACTTCGCGTTGCTGTCGGCGACCATCCTGAACAAGGAGGCGTTCTGCCGGAGCGTCGGCCTCGACCCGTCGAACGTCGCGCTCGTCGACGTCGAGCACACGTTCCCCGTGGAGAACCGGCCGCTGTACGACGTCACGAGGGGGAAGATGACCTACGAGGACCGCGACAGCACGCTCCCGAAACTCGCGGAGACCGTCGTGCAGGTGATGGCCAAGCATCCGGACGAGAAGGGGTTGATACACGCTCACTCCTACGACATCGCGGAGAAACTCGGAGCGGAGCTCGAGGCCCACGGGGTCGGTGACCGCGTCCGCACGCACGACTCGGACACCCGGGACGCCGAACTCGAGCGCTGGAAGGCAAGCGACGACCCCGAGGTGTTCGTCGCGGTGAAAATGGAGGAAGCCCTCGACCTGAAGTACGACCTCGCGCGCTGGCAGGTGCTGTGCAAGGCGCCGTTCCTGAACACCAGTGACTCCCGGGTGGCGTCCCGCCTCGCGGACGGCCAGTGGGCGTGGTACTACCGCTCGGCGATGCGGACCGTCATCCAGGCCGCGGGCCGCGTCGTGCGCGCACCCGACGACGAGGGCGCGACGTACGTCGCCGACGAGAGCATCCTCGACCTCTTCGAGCGCGCCCGCAGCGACACGCCGCCGTGGTTCCGCGACCAGATCGACCGGATGACGACGCCCGACCTCCCCGAGGTCGACTCCGAGGGTGCGCTCGGCGCGACGACAGACGGCGTCGACCAGGTGGAGTCCGTCGGTAGCGAATCAGAGAGTGGCAAGAACGCAGGTGGCGGCACGTCGAACGGACGTGCGGCGACAGACGCGAACGGAACCGCCACTGGAGGCCGAGAGCGGGACGGGAGTACGACGACCAGCGACCGAAGCGACAGGAGCGAGTCGTCGAGTCCCGTCGCGGACGCGTGGAACACCGAGTGA
- a CDS encoding YkgJ family cysteine cluster protein produces MEVDCSNCAGCCVDWRALADVSDHERDGRGPQQPLDDAYNLVPLTREDVRTFLDSGLGDAMTPRLWEADYGPSVTVGDHEVAAINGKPAFFVGLRKPPKPVAAFGGASGGGSTAGGDSTVDAESTASGDADVGFDPAWLPTCAFLDPETLQCRIHGDPEYPEECATYPGHNLALDAETECERVERHVGGERLLDDTPPEDDPGLLFGPQAVGETVFAYPEPADLEGALLDRLAVGELADEDRARFVAVAAASAPGTTAVEPTKRKEAYQTALEADSWVGQSIREWEERADSDDPDSGLSERVEVERGAPETPGWEQ; encoded by the coding sequence ATGGAGGTGGACTGCTCGAACTGCGCGGGCTGTTGTGTCGACTGGCGCGCGCTGGCGGACGTGTCCGACCACGAGCGCGACGGCCGCGGCCCGCAGCAGCCACTCGACGACGCGTACAATCTCGTCCCGCTCACGCGCGAGGACGTGCGGACGTTCCTCGATTCGGGACTCGGGGACGCGATGACGCCGCGGCTCTGGGAAGCCGACTACGGCCCGAGCGTCACCGTCGGCGACCACGAGGTCGCCGCAATCAACGGCAAGCCGGCGTTCTTCGTGGGCTTGCGCAAACCACCGAAGCCCGTCGCGGCGTTCGGTGGGGCGTCCGGTGGCGGTTCGACAGCCGGTGGCGATTCGACGGTCGACGCCGAGTCGACGGCCAGCGGCGACGCCGACGTCGGCTTCGACCCCGCGTGGCTGCCGACGTGCGCGTTCCTCGACCCCGAGACGCTGCAGTGTCGCATCCACGGCGACCCCGAGTACCCCGAGGAGTGTGCGACGTACCCTGGGCACAACCTCGCGCTCGACGCGGAGACGGAGTGCGAACGCGTGGAGCGCCACGTCGGCGGCGAGCGACTGCTCGACGACACGCCACCAGAAGACGACCCGGGGCTGCTGTTTGGCCCGCAAGCGGTCGGCGAGACGGTGTTCGCGTACCCGGAGCCAGCGGACCTCGAGGGGGCGCTCCTCGATCGTCTCGCCGTGGGCGAACTCGCGGACGAGGACCGAGCGCGGTTCGTTGCCGTCGCTGCCGCGAGTGCGCCTGGAACCACCGCTGTCGAACCGACGAAGCGCAAGGAGGCTTATCAGACGGCGCTCGAAGCGGACTCCTGGGTCGGACAGTCGATTCGGGAGTGGGAGGAACGCGCCGACAGCGACGACCCGGATTCGGGGCTCTCCGAGCGCGTGGAAGTGGAGCGAGGAGCACCCGAGACTCCGGGCTGGGAGCAGTAG
- a CDS encoding class I SAM-dependent methyltransferase, which produces MRRLAAVVGKADAEARIDALEAEGVYDDDRKVRERDDETVELPVTGEPTETAVRGLVEQENPNLRAPDLDARLREQGWTDAEVERAPSSWAVVGSVILADFMDCPRPAEVGESLLAVHREADTVLDRGGVAGEHRQPDTSVVAGAGETETVHTEHGTKYALDLSQVMFAPGNQAERARMGDTVADGERVLDMFAGIGYFALPMARAGADVTAVERNPEAFRYLAENAQLNGVSDRVSCVLGDCREVDADAERVVMGYYDALGGGPVGEASADDSPDDPGYLDAALANLVSGGVLHVHSAVPEPELWERPESALREGCERAGRDLTVEARRRVKSHSEGVWHVVLDARVD; this is translated from the coding sequence ATGCGTAGGCTCGCCGCGGTCGTCGGGAAGGCCGACGCGGAGGCCCGCATCGACGCGCTCGAGGCGGAGGGCGTCTACGACGACGACCGGAAGGTCCGGGAGCGCGACGACGAGACAGTCGAGTTGCCGGTCACCGGGGAACCCACCGAGACGGCCGTCCGCGGACTCGTCGAGCAGGAGAATCCGAACCTCCGCGCCCCCGACCTCGACGCTCGCTTGCGCGAGCAGGGGTGGACCGACGCGGAAGTCGAGCGCGCACCGTCCTCGTGGGCGGTCGTCGGCAGCGTGATTCTCGCGGACTTCATGGACTGTCCGCGCCCCGCAGAGGTCGGCGAGTCGCTCCTCGCGGTGCACCGCGAGGCCGACACGGTGCTCGACCGCGGCGGCGTCGCCGGCGAGCACCGCCAGCCCGACACCTCGGTGGTCGCGGGCGCCGGCGAGACCGAAACGGTCCACACCGAGCACGGCACGAAGTACGCACTCGACCTCTCGCAAGTGATGTTCGCGCCCGGCAACCAGGCCGAGCGCGCCCGTATGGGCGATACCGTGGCCGACGGCGAGCGCGTTCTCGACATGTTCGCGGGCATCGGCTACTTCGCGCTCCCGATGGCGCGCGCCGGAGCGGACGTGACCGCCGTCGAGCGCAACCCCGAGGCCTTCCGCTACCTCGCAGAGAACGCCCAACTCAACGGCGTGAGCGACCGCGTGAGCTGCGTGCTCGGCGACTGCCGGGAAGTCGACGCGGACGCCGAGCGCGTCGTGATGGGCTACTACGACGCGCTCGGCGGCGGCCCGGTGGGCGAGGCGTCCGCTGACGATTCGCCGGACGACCCGGGCTACCTCGATGCCGCGCTCGCCAACCTCGTTTCCGGTGGTGTGCTCCACGTCCACAGCGCGGTGCCCGAACCCGAACTCTGGGAGCGCCCCGAGTCGGCGCTCCGCGAGGGCTGTGAGCGCGCCGGTCGCGACCTCACCGTCGAGGCCCGCCGGCGCGTCAAGTCCCACAGCGAGGGCGTCTGGCACGTCGTGCTGGACGCGAGAGTCGACTGA
- a CDS encoding DUF6757 family protein, producing MQCHYCDRSADLTVDKDGVKVGLCEEHFQERLDEFSDDEALQRLRDQFEIDRA from the coding sequence ATGCAGTGTCACTACTGCGACCGGAGCGCGGACCTCACCGTCGACAAGGACGGCGTCAAGGTCGGCCTCTGCGAGGAGCACTTCCAGGAGCGCCTGGACGAGTTCTCCGACGACGAAGCCCTCCAGCGCCTCCGGGACCAGTTCGAGATCGACCGCGCGTAG
- a CDS encoding TIGR01177 family methyltransferase, whose translation MYVLELGGDDDAFAAAEAGAAAENVRVVAPGLALADTLDEERFAGLAYVHRAGGYVADVAATVGDSVAALETVDFDRNGSVAVRARDVRKTVGLDTQQAERELGSVLVDHGFTVDLDNPDYELRATFSGDSCYLSWLAAESVRDYGDRKPTDRPFFQPGSMDPLLARAVCNLARVEPGDRVLDPMCGTGGVLIEAGLLGARPLGTDAQAKMVRGARQNLAHFREAFAADGFDVARADGTRLPLRDDTIDAVVFDAPYGRQSKIETHDLADLVGGALAEARRVGDRCVLVADRDWRDEATEAGWTVETRFERRVHRSLTRYVLVLA comes from the coding sequence GTGTACGTCCTCGAACTCGGCGGCGACGACGACGCGTTCGCCGCCGCGGAAGCCGGCGCCGCCGCCGAGAACGTCCGCGTCGTCGCCCCCGGTCTCGCGCTCGCGGACACCCTCGACGAGGAGCGGTTCGCCGGTCTCGCGTACGTCCACCGCGCCGGCGGGTACGTCGCGGACGTAGCTGCCACGGTCGGGGACTCGGTCGCCGCGCTCGAAACCGTCGACTTCGACCGCAACGGCTCCGTCGCCGTCCGCGCCCGCGACGTCCGGAAGACGGTGGGCCTGGACACTCAGCAGGCCGAACGCGAACTCGGCTCGGTGCTCGTCGACCACGGATTCACAGTGGACCTCGACAACCCCGACTACGAACTGCGGGCCACCTTCTCGGGAGACTCCTGTTACCTCTCCTGGCTCGCCGCCGAGTCCGTCCGCGACTACGGCGACCGCAAGCCCACCGACCGCCCCTTTTTCCAGCCGGGGAGCATGGACCCGCTGCTCGCCAGAGCGGTCTGCAACCTCGCCCGCGTCGAACCTGGCGACCGCGTGCTCGACCCGATGTGTGGCACCGGCGGCGTGCTCATCGAGGCTGGCCTGCTGGGCGCGCGACCGCTCGGCACGGACGCCCAGGCGAAGATGGTGCGGGGCGCCCGTCAGAACCTCGCGCACTTCCGCGAAGCGTTCGCTGCTGACGGATTCGACGTGGCGCGGGCGGATGGCACCCGCCTGCCGCTCCGCGACGACACCATCGACGCGGTGGTCTTCGACGCGCCGTACGGCCGGCAGTCGAAAATCGAGACCCACGACCTCGCGGACCTCGTCGGCGGCGCACTCGCGGAAGCCCGCCGCGTCGGCGACCGCTGCGTGCTCGTCGCGGACCGCGACTGGCGCGACGAAGCGACTGAGGCTGGCTGGACCGTCGAAACGCGATTCGAGCGTCGTGTCCACCGGTCGCTCACGCGGTACGTGCTCGTGCTCGCGTGA
- a CDS encoding TATA-box-binding protein, whose protein sequence is MTDPKETINIENVVASTGIGQELDLQSVAMDLEGADYDPEQFPGLVYRTQDPKSAALIFRSGKIVCTGAKSTDDVHESLRIVFDKLRELNIQVEDDPEIVVQNIVTSADLGRQLNLNAIAIGLGLENIEYEPEQFPGLVYRLDEPEVVALLFGSGKLVITGGKQPVDAEHAVDKIVSRLEDLGLLE, encoded by the coding sequence ATGACCGACCCCAAGGAAACCATCAACATTGAAAACGTGGTCGCGTCGACGGGCATCGGGCAGGAACTCGACCTGCAGAGCGTCGCGATGGACCTCGAGGGGGCCGACTACGACCCCGAGCAGTTCCCGGGCCTCGTCTACCGAACTCAGGACCCGAAGAGCGCCGCGCTCATCTTCCGCTCCGGGAAGATCGTCTGCACCGGCGCGAAGTCCACGGACGACGTCCACGAGTCCCTGCGCATCGTCTTCGACAAGCTCCGAGAGCTCAACATCCAGGTCGAAGACGACCCCGAAATCGTCGTCCAGAACATCGTCACGAGCGCGGACCTCGGCCGCCAGCTCAACCTCAACGCCATCGCCATCGGCCTCGGCCTCGAGAACATCGAATACGAACCCGAGCAGTTCCCGGGTCTCGTCTACCGCCTCGACGAGCCCGAGGTCGTCGCGCTCCTGTTCGGCTCCGGAAAACTCGTCATCACTGGCGGCAAGCAGCCCGTCGACGCCGAGCACGCCGTCGACAAGATCGTCTCCCGACTCGAAGACCTCGGCCTGCTCGAATAA
- a CDS encoding DUF7561 family protein: MGERCEGCGDEVRLAGGIANIWTTEGTETGGMTLEFEDGSEHFLCFECIEQLPDYPTSEDVKELED, translated from the coding sequence ATGGGCGAACGCTGCGAGGGGTGTGGCGACGAGGTCCGACTCGCCGGCGGCATCGCGAACATCTGGACGACCGAGGGCACCGAGACCGGTGGGATGACCCTGGAGTTCGAGGACGGCAGCGAGCACTTCCTCTGCTTCGAGTGCATCGAGCAGTTGCCGGACTACCCGACCAGCGAGGACGTCAAGGAACTCGAGGACTGA
- a CDS encoding DUF7473 family protein: MSATTLSLPHLLELQSLFVLQIEPGAGTLTQFLGTLVAGWLLFSFTAHVAATYVLGDVPWKRAFVVGVVPAIVTVALVRYNPLVIIAVGLLADFAAVHVVYHLKYRTAGLVVVMHYVVSLALVLLAANLLALLSTAPV, translated from the coding sequence GTGTCTGCCACCACTCTCTCGCTCCCGCACTTGCTCGAACTCCAGTCGCTGTTCGTCCTCCAGATCGAACCAGGGGCCGGCACGCTCACGCAGTTCCTCGGCACGCTCGTCGCCGGCTGGCTCCTGTTTTCCTTTACCGCGCACGTCGCCGCGACGTACGTCCTCGGGGACGTCCCGTGGAAGCGCGCGTTCGTCGTCGGCGTCGTCCCCGCCATCGTCACTGTCGCGCTCGTCCGCTACAACCCGCTGGTCATCATTGCGGTCGGCCTGCTCGCGGACTTCGCCGCCGTCCACGTCGTCTACCACCTGAAGTACCGCACGGCTGGACTCGTCGTCGTGATGCACTACGTCGTCTCGCTCGCGCTCGTGTTGCTCGCCGCGAACCTACTCGCGTTGCTCTCCACCGCGCCGGTGTAG
- a CDS encoding DUF5786 family protein, whose translation MSMGAYDEDEHERREQKNSSVDIADDDTRTAYEGSVEFDSGESADDLLDQFQQIKSN comes from the coding sequence ATGTCAATGGGTGCCTATGACGAGGACGAACACGAGCGCCGCGAGCAGAAGAACAGTTCCGTCGACATCGCGGACGACGACACGCGAACGGCCTACGAGGGGTCCGTAGAGTTCGACTCCGGCGAGTCGGCGGACGACCTGCTCGACCAGTTCCAGCAGATCAAATCCAACTAG
- a CDS encoding 60S ribosomal export protein NMD3 → MTEAGTTFCPRCGDAIDAESDGVNRREQSLCDACYFSDFDLVDAPERIEVRVCARCGAVHRGNRWVDVDAEDYTDVAVDVTSEALGVHVAAEDVDWHVRPEQLDQNTIRMHCTFTGVVRGTVQTEEVAVPVKISRQTCTRCGRIAGDYYASTVQVRADGRDPGSEETERATELAHRIVSEMEDTGDRNAFVTEISEAESGIDIKLSTNKIGLKLARKLVEEFGGGFEDHETLVTEDEDGNEVYRVTFIVRLPEFRPGDVVDLRDDDQGPVLVRSNHGNLKGVRLATGDSYEASYEEADSPPGRKLGTHEDAEDVTVVTVEDENSIQVLDPETYEAKTVPRPDYVDADADTVPALKSRAGLHVLPDA, encoded by the coding sequence ATGACTGAGGCAGGCACGACGTTCTGTCCGCGCTGCGGCGACGCCATCGATGCGGAGAGCGACGGCGTTAATCGGCGCGAGCAGTCGCTGTGCGACGCCTGCTACTTCTCGGACTTCGACCTCGTGGACGCGCCCGAGCGCATCGAGGTCCGGGTGTGCGCGCGCTGCGGGGCGGTCCACCGCGGGAATCGCTGGGTGGACGTGGACGCCGAGGACTACACGGACGTCGCCGTCGACGTGACGAGCGAGGCGCTCGGCGTGCACGTCGCCGCGGAGGACGTCGACTGGCACGTGCGCCCGGAGCAACTCGACCAGAACACGATTCGGATGCACTGCACGTTCACGGGCGTCGTGCGCGGGACCGTCCAGACCGAGGAGGTGGCGGTGCCCGTGAAGATCAGCCGGCAGACGTGCACTCGCTGTGGCCGGATCGCGGGCGACTACTACGCGTCGACGGTGCAGGTGCGGGCGGACGGCCGGGATCCCGGGAGCGAGGAGACCGAACGCGCCACGGAACTCGCCCACCGAATCGTCTCCGAGATGGAGGACACGGGCGACCGGAACGCGTTCGTCACCGAGATATCGGAGGCCGAGTCGGGAATCGACATCAAACTCTCGACGAACAAGATCGGACTCAAACTCGCCAGGAAGCTCGTCGAGGAGTTCGGCGGCGGGTTCGAGGACCACGAGACGCTCGTCACGGAGGACGAGGACGGCAACGAGGTGTACCGCGTGACGTTCATCGTCCGTCTTCCGGAGTTCCGACCCGGTGACGTCGTCGACCTCCGCGACGACGACCAGGGTCCGGTGCTCGTGCGCTCGAACCACGGCAACCTGAAGGGCGTCAGGCTCGCCACGGGTGACTCCTACGAGGCGAGTTACGAGGAGGCCGACAGCCCGCCGGGCCGGAAACTCGGCACGCACGAGGACGCCGAGGACGTCACCGTCGTCACCGTCGAGGACGAGAACTCCATCCAGGTGCTCGACCCGGAGACCTACGAGGCCAAGACCGTGCCGCGGCCGGACTACGTGGACGCCGACGCCGACACCGTGCCTGCGCTGAAATCCCGCGCTGGACTCCACGTGCTCCCCGATGCGTAG